In one window of Xiphophorus hellerii strain 12219 chromosome 23, Xiphophorus_hellerii-4.1, whole genome shotgun sequence DNA:
- the LOC116714892 gene encoding protocadherin alpha-10-like — protein MERLFRSSNRGWLVFYFAILLIVAERVLAELRYSIPEEVNEGTAVGYIAKDLGLDKASLVDRRFRVVPGSREAYFEVNSDNGALQVRRKIDREEICHGSGACLMELKILVENPLEMHHVVVDIADVNDHYPSFSENEQTFEIGEQSSLGTRFQLDAARDPDAGINSIRTYTLTSNEHFDIEVIQSEEEKVPYLVLKKSLDREQKKKHVFILTAADGGKPPKSATLNISIIVLDSNDNRPAFNKEIYQIEIQENALVGTTLTTLNATDPDEGTNGEIEYSLSKTLPRKAYEVFRLDGVSGEITLENALDFEDSDTFKLDVQASDKGQPPLIGRCRVIIKIKDVNDNAPEIEVTSLSDTVSEDSKPGTVISLVSVTDKDSSVNGKVVVQIAGNVPFELKPSYKENIYSVVTKDFLDREKEQQYEITIKGTDCGEPPLSAVKILRIQISDVNDNSPQFSQNPLQFYLKENNVAGASIFSVSATDNDVNKNAAVIYNIVRQNDVTSFLNVNSDTGQISALKSFDFETLKTFQFQVVATDSGTPSLSSNVTVNVFILDQNDNAPVILYPLSSNGSAEGVEEIPRNVNAGHLVTKVRAYDADIGYNGWLLFSLQEVTDHSLFGLDRYTGQIRTLRSFTETDEAEHKLVILVKDNGNVSLSATATVIVKLVEPKEAFAASDVKSAAKDDDDDHVTFYLMITLGAVSVLFIISIIVLIAMQCSKSTDYTSKYLQEPNYDGTLCHSIQYRSGDKRYMLVGPRMSIGSTIVPGSHANTLVLPDKRRTSEEVQKFRFPSP, from the exons ATGGAGAGACTGTTTAGATCATCTAACCGTGGCtggcttgttttttatttcgCCATACTGCTGATTGTCGCGGAACGAGTTCTGGCTGAACTCAGGTACTCCATCCCAGAGGAGGTAAACGAAGGAACCGCTGTGGGATATATTGCGAAAGATCTTGGTTTGGATAAAGCCTCGCTGGTTGATCGTCGGTTTCGTGTTGTGCCTGGATCCAGGGAGGCGTATTTTGAGGTGAATTCAGACAACGGTGCTTTACAGGTTCGTAGAAAAATTGACAGAGAGGAAATTTGTCACGGTAGTGGCGCGTGCCTAATGGAGCTGAAAATTCTCGTTGAAAACCCCTTGGAGATGCATCATGTTGTTGTCGATATAGCGGATGTAAATGATCATTATCCAAGCTTTTCTGAAAACGAACAAACGTTTGAAATAGGGGAACAGTCGTCACTAGGAACAAGATTTCAGTTGGATGCGGCCCGCGATCCGGATGCTGGAATAAACTCCATCCGGACGTACACATTAACGTCAAATGAGCATTTTGATATTGAGGTAATCCAGAGTGAGGAGGAGAAAGTGCCATATTTAGTATTAAAAAAGTCCTTAGAcagagaacaaaagaaaaagcacgTGTTTATTTTAACAGCGGCTGATGGAGGCAAACCTCCAAAATCGGCGACGCTTAATATTTCCATTATTGTCCTTGACAGTAATGACAATCGCCCAGCATTCAATAAAGAGATTTATCAAATTGAAATTCAAGAAAATGCATTAGTTGGCACAACTCTTACAACATTAAATGCAACAGATCCAGATGAAGGAACAAATGGGGAGATAGAGTACAGCCTCAGCAAAACACTGCCGCGTAAAGCATATGAAGTATTCCGGTTAGATGGCGTGAGTGGAGAAATAACACTGGAAAATGCTCTAGATTTTGAGGATTCTGACACTTTTAAGCTAGATGTTCAAGCATCTGACAAAGGACAGCCTCCGCTTATAGGGAGATGCAGAGTTATTATAAAGATAAAAGACGTGAATGACAACGCTCCAGAAATAGAGGTCACATCACTTTCAGACACTGTCTCTGAAGACTCAAAGCCGGGTACAGTGATTTCACTTGTTAGTGTAACGGATAAAGATTCAAGTGTTAACGGAAAGGTGGTGGTGCAGATAGCCGGTAATGTGCCATTTGAGCTAAAGCCTTCCTacaaggaaaacatttattccGTTGTCACCAAAGATTTTCTGGACAGAGAAAAGGAGCAACAATatgaaataacaataaaaggaACGGATTGCGGCGAACCTCCGTTATCTGCGGTTAAAATTCTCAGAATTCAAATATCAGATGTGAATGATAACAGTCCACAATTCTCACAAAACCCTTTACAATTTTACCTAAAAGAGAACAACGTTGCTGGTGCTTCAATTTTTTCAGTAAGTGCGACAGATAACGATGTCAATAAAAACGCAGCTGTAATATATAATATAGTCAGACAAAATGACGTAACGAGCTTCTTGAATGTGAATTCTGATACCGGGCAAATATCTGCGCTGAAAAGTTTCGactttgaaactctgaaaacttTCCAGTTCCAAGTTGTCGCCACTGATTCTGGGACTCCATCACTGAGCAGCAACGTCACAGTGAACGTGTTCATTCTGGATCAGAACGACAACGCTCCAGTCATCCTGTATCCACTCAGCTCCAATGGTTCTgctgaaggtgtggaggagatTCCACGCAACGTGAACGCAGGACACTTGGTGACTAAAGTCAGAGCCTATGACGCTGATATAGGATATAATGGCTGGTTGCTGTTTTCACTGCAGGAAGTTACTGACCACAGTCTGTTTGGTTTGGACCGCTACACTGGACAGATCAGAACACTTCGCTCATTCACAGAGACAGACGAGGCTGAACATAAACTGGTCATACTGGTCAAAGATAATGGCAACGTTTCACTCTCAGCAACAGCTACTGTGATTGTTAAACTGGTGGAACCAAAAGAAGCTTTTGCAGCTTCTGACGTTAAAAGTGCAGCAAAGGATGATGACGATGATCATGTGACTTTTTACCTGATGATCACTTTGGGCGccgtttctgttttgtttatcatcAGTATCATCGTACTGATTGCTATGCAGTGCTCCAAATCTACAGACTATACTTCTAAATATCTCCAAGAACCGAATTATGATGGGACACTTTGTCACAGCATCCAGTACAGATCTGGAGACAAACGGTACATGTTAGTTGGACCCAGAATGAGTATTGGATCTACTATAGTACCTGGAAGTCATGCAAACACCCTTGTTCTGCCTGACAAGAGGAGAACATCAGAAGAG GTTCAGAAGTTCCGTTTTCCGAGTCCTTGA
- the LOC116715008 gene encoding protocadherin alpha-3-like: MHYVTVEITDVNDNFPSFPETQQTIEIAEHTLPGRRFQLHNAHDPDAGINSVRTYTLTTNEYFDINIRQSDTGMIPFLILKKSLDREQKDKHELVVTAVDGGKPPKSGKLNINIIVLDINDNRPVFSQEIYQLSIKENIPLGTTVFRMNATDVDEGVNGEIEYNLGKTLLRKVFDIFELDKVKGEIVVKGLVDYEEKNTYELDVEASDKGTPPLTGECRLILKILDVNDNPPEIEVTSLSNTVSEDSKRGTVISLLSFSDKDSGMNGKIIANIINDVPFELKPSYKENIYSVVVKDNLDREEVSDYDIQIKITDCGDPPLSTIKSIKIEVSDVNDNSPQFSYNVLQIYIAENNVAGGSIFSVSATDNDLNENAVISYSIRRDINENSVASFLNINSENGEIFALKSFDFETLKTFQFQVVATDSGTTSLSSNVTVNVFILDQNDNAPVILYPLSSNGSAEGVEEIPRNVNAGHLVTKVRAYDADIGYNGWLLFSLQEVTDHSLFGLDRYTGQIRTLRSFTETDEAEHKLVILVKDNGNVSLSATATVIVKLVEPKEAFAASDVKSVATDDEEDNVTFYLMITLGAVSVLFVISIIILIAMQCSKSPDFASKYLQETNYDGTLCHSIQYRSGDKRYMLVGPRMSIGSTIVPGSHAIH; the protein is encoded by the coding sequence ATGCACTATGTCACTGTAGAAATTACTGATGTTAATGATAATTTTCCTAGTTTTcctgaaacacagcagacaatAGAAATAGCGGAACATACGCTTCCTGGACGGAGATTTCAGCTACACAATGCTCACGATCCAGACGCCGGAATAAACTCAGTTCGTACATACACTTTAACAACAAATGAATATTTTGACATAAACATACGTCAAAGCGACACAGGAATGATTCCATTTTTGATCCTTAAGAAGTCGTTAGACAgagaacaaaaagacaaacacgaATTAGTGGTGACGGCTGTCGATGGCGGTAAACCTCCGAAGTCCGGGAAATTAAATATCAACATTATTGTTTTGGACATTAATGATAACCGTCCCGTATTCAGTCAGGAGATTTATCAGTtgtcaataaaagaaaatattcctctCGGTACAACAGTGTTTAGAATGAATGCGACTGATGTCGACGAAGGAGTCAACGGGGAAATTGAGTACAACCTTGGAAAAACATTATTGCGCAAagtgtttgatatttttgaatTGGACAAAGTAAAGGGAGAAATAGTCGTAAAGGGTTTAGTGgattatgaggaaaaaaacacgTATGAACTGGATGTTGAGGCATCAGACAAAGGGACGCCTCCATTAACGGGTGAGTGTCGATTGATATTAAAGATTTTAGACGTAAATGATAATCCACCAGAAATTGAAGTCACGTCCCTGTCAAATACTGTATCTGAAGATTCAAAACGGGGGACGGTTATATCATTACTTAGTTTTTCCGATAAAGATTCCGGCatgaatggaaaaataatagCGAATATAATAAATGATGTACCTTTTGAATTAAAGCCGTcttataaagaaaacatatattCAGTTGTTGTCAAAGACAATTTGGACAGAGAGGAGGTGTCAGATTATGacatccaaataaaaatcactgACTGCGGTGACCCCCCATTATCTAccattaaaagcataaaaattgAAGTTTCAGATGTAAATGACAACAGTCCTCAGTTTTCCTATAACGTATTACAAATTTACATAGCGGAAAATAACGTTGCAGGAGGTTCGATATTCTCTGTTAGCGCCACAGACAATGATTTGAACGAAAACGCAGTCATTTCATACAGTATCCGTAGAGATATAAATGAAAATAGTGTAGCATCCTTTTTAAACATCAACTCGgaaaatggagaaatatttGCGCTAAAGAGTTTTGACTTTGAAACGCTAAAAACTTTCCAGTTCCAAGTTGTCGCCACTGATTCTGGGACTACGTCACTGAGCAGCAACGTCACAGTGAACGTGTTCATTCTGGATCAGAACGACAACGCTCCAGTCATCCTGTATCCACTCAGCTCCAATGGTTCTgctgaaggtgtggaggagatTCCACGCAACGTGAACGCAGGACACTTGGTGACTAAAGTCAGAGCCTATGACGCTGATATAGGATATAATGGCTGGTTGCTGTTTTCACTGCAGGAAGTTACTGACCACAGTCTGTTTGGTTTGGACCGCTACACTGGACAGATCAGAACACTTCGCTCATTCACAGAGACAGACGAGGCTGAACATAAACTGGTCATACTGGTCAAGGATAATGGCAACGTTTCACTATCAGCAACAGCTACTGTGATTGTTAAACTGGTGGAACCAAAAGAGGCTTTTGCAGCTTCTGATGTTAAAAGTGTAGCAACGGATGATGAGGAGGATAACGTAACTTTTTATTTGATGATCACTTTGGGCGCAGTTTCAGTTCTTTTTGTCATCAGTATCATCATCCTAATTGCTATGCAGTGCTCCAAATCCCCAGACTTTGCTTCTAAATATCTCCAAGAGACTAATTATGATGGGACACTGTGTCACAGCATCCAGTACAGATCTGGAGACAAACGCTACATGTTAGTTGGACCCAGAATGAGTATTGGATCTACTATAGTACCTGGAAGTCATGCAATACACTAG
- the LOC116715013 gene encoding protocadherin alpha-3-like has protein sequence MIYWSRALFLLLFFGNTGLTLAQIKYSTSEGVKVGAVIGNVAKDLGLDVSTLTSRRFRIVSGAHGALFEVNPNNGMLYVRQNIDREQLCDRNIACLTDLKIVVENPLEVHYVSVEIIDANDHAPTFAEKEKVIEIAEQTATGTRFQLPGAHDPDVGINSIQRYKLSQNDNFHLEIRNRGEDKIPFLVLQRQLDREQKTNHSLILTAMDGGAPSQSAQLNVTVKVLDTNDNRPIFSKEVYSAVLQENAVIDTVVIKVEATDLDEGPNADIEYAFGTDINSDLLKLFSLNTNTGEIRVSGLIDYETVNVYKLDVQASDKGQPPMTTDCRVIIKIQDVNDNKPEIDITSLSRLVPEDSKHGTVIALISFTDRDSGLNGKVLYRLTDNVPFELKPSYKENMYSLVTKANLDRETLSYYNISITATDCGEPSLSTVKTLIIQVSDVNDNTPVFLQNPLQLYLMENNAPGETIFSVSALDNDLNENAVLSYRLLKSEGGHREITSFLNIHADTGQISAMKSFRL, from the coding sequence ATGATATATTGGTCTCGTGctctgtttttgctgctgtttttcgGGAATACGGGGCTGACTTTAGCACAGATTAAATATTCCACATCGGAGGGGGTTAAAGTGGGAGCTGTGATCGGAAATGTGGCCAAGGACTTAGGCCTCGATGTCAGCACGCTGACGAGTAGGCGTTTTCGCATTGTGTCCGGAGCTCACGGCGCGCTGTTTGAGGTAAACCCGAACAACGGCATGTTATATGTGCGCCAGAATATTGACCGAGAGCAGCTGTGTGACAGAAATATTGCATGTTTAACCGATCTAAAAATTGTTGTTGAAAATCCCCTTGAGGTCCACTATGTCTCTGTCGAAATAATAGATGCAAACGACCATGCACCGACttttgcagaaaaagaaaaggtaatAGAAATAGCGGAGCAGACAGCTACGGGAACCCGATTCCAATTGCCAGGCGCCCACGACCCAGATGTGGGAATAAATTCAATCCAGCGCTATAAACTGAGTCAAAATGACAATTTCCATTTGGAAATTCGAAACAGAGGGGAGGATAAAATCCCCTTCCTAGTTCTACAGAGGCAACTCGATAGagagcagaaaacaaaccaCAGCTTAATTTTAACGGCTATGGATGGAGGGGCGCCGTCACAATCAGCACAACTCAACGTTACGGTGAAGGTTCTTGACACAAACGATAACAGACCGATTTTTTCAAAAGAGGTTTATTCTGCTGTTTTGCAAGAAAATGCTGTGATTGATACGGTTGTAATAAAAGTCGAAGCGACTGATCTAGACGAGGGACCTAACGCTGACATAGAGTATGCCTTTGGAACTGATATTAATTCAGACTTGCTAAAACTATTTAGTTTAAACACAAATACAGGAGAAATTCGAGTGAGCGGATTAATTGATTATGAGACCGTTAATGTTTACAAATTAGACGTGCAAGCTTCTGACAAAGGCCAGCCACCAATGACCACTGACTGTAGAGTGATAATCAAGATCCAAGATGTTAATGACAATAAGCCAGAGATAGACATTACATCTCTATCCCGCCTGGTCCCGGAGGATTCAAAGCATGGTACCGTGATTGCTCTAATCAGTTTCACTGACAGGGATTCTGGTCTTAATGGCAAAGTCCTTTATCGTCTGACAGATAACGTGCCTTTTGAATTAAAACCATCctataaagaaaatatgtacTCATTGGTCACAAAGGCCAATTTGGACAGAGAAACGTTATCATATTATAATATCTCAATAACAGCTACAGATTGCGGTGAGCCATCTCTCTCCACTGTAAAAACTTTAATCATTCAGGTGTCGGATGTAAATGACAACACTCCTGTGTTTTTACAAAACCCTCTTCAGTTGTATTTAATGGAGAATAATGCTCCAGGTGAAACTATATTTTCTGTAAGCGCGCTCGATAATGACTTGAACGAAAATGCTGTCCTGTCCTATCGGTTGCTCAAAAGTGAAGGGGGTCACAGGGAAATAACATCATTTTTGAACATACATGCTGATACAGGGCAAATATCAGCAATGAAAAGTTTTCGactttga
- the LOC116714893 gene encoding protocadherin alpha-8-like — MMRQEGQSRGSQGCWVAVSVSLMLGCFPMVSAQIKYSIPEEVKVGSVVGNIAKDLGLDVNTLGERRFRIVSGIRDGQFDVNQNNGVMYVHQNIDRETLCENISPCLMNLKLVAENPMEIHYVAIEISDINDNAPTFQENEKKIEIAESTQAGRRFQLPTARDPDVAVNTIRVYKLSQNEYFGLQIRDRGNDKVPHLVLQKPLDREKHNEHKLILTALDGGNPPRSGTLNVTITVLDSNDNHPVFTQEVYSIILPENVKRDTRVITVNATDLDIGLNAEVEYFFGGEHDPQVHEMFSLDKVSGEIRVKGVIDFEKYEVYKLEIRANDKGTPPMGADCTVLINVLDENDNKPEIEVTSLSKQVSESSRPGAVVSLISITDQDSGLNGKVICSLSDNLPFDLKPSFQDNMYSLVLKQHLDRESVSHYDITITATDSGQPPLSTFKTLSIDVSDTNDNAPQFLCNPIELYLTENNVPGNPIYSVSASDNDLEENSAVSYHLVREEGSQSKIIAFLNVNSENGEISALKSFDFETLKTFQFQVVATDSGTPSLSSNVTVNVFILDQNDNAPVILYPLSSNGSAEGVEEIPRNVNAGHLVTKVRAYDADIGYNGWLLFSLQEVTDHSLFGLDRYTGQIRTLRSFTETDEAEHKLVILVKDNGNVSLSATATVIVKLVEPKEAFAASDVKSASTENEEDNVTFYLMITLGAVSVLFIISIIVLIAMQCSKSTDYTSKYLQETNYDGTLCHSIQYRSGDKRYMLVGPRMSIGSTIVPGSHANTLMLPDRRRESEEVRVRNDIFTCMSSCS, encoded by the exons ATGATGAGACAAGAAGGACAAAGCCGAGGATCACAGGGTTGTTGGGTTGCCGTCAGCGTATCTTTGATGCTGGGCTGCTTTCCGATGGTTTCAGCCCAGATAAAATATTCAATTCCAGAGGAAGTAAAAGTAGGATCTGTCGTTGGAAATATCGCAAAGGATCTCGGGCTGGACGTCAACACCCTGGGAGAAAGACGATTTCGCATTGTTTCGGGAATAAGAGACGGTCAGTTCGATGTCAACCAGAACAATGGCGTAATGTATGTGCACCAGAATATAGACAGAGAAACtctttgtgaaaacatttcGCCTTGTTTGATGAATTTAAAATTAGTAGCTGAGAATCCCATGGAAATACATTATGTCGCAATCGAGATTTCGGACATAAACGATAATGCGCCAACTTTTCaagagaatgaaaagaaaattgaaattgCTGAGTCTACTCAGGCAGGCAGACGTTTCCAGTTACCAACTGCTCGCGATCCAGATGTTGCCGTTAACACTATACGTGTGTATAAATTAAGCCAGAATGAATACTTCGGTTTACAAATTCGGGACAGGGGAAATGACAAAGTACCACATTTAGTTTTGCAAAAACCTCTTGATagagaaaaacataatgaaCACAAATTGATCTTGACAGCATTAGACGGTGGGAATCCTCCAAGATCAGGAACTCTAAATGTCACAATAACTGTCCTCGATTCAAACGATAATCATCCCGTCTTCACGCAAGAGGTATACTCaataatattaccagaaaatgtaaaacggGATACGAGGGTAATTACTGTTAATGCTACTGATCTGGATATTGGTTTAAATGCagaagttgaatattttttcgGTGGTGAACATGACCCTCAAGTACATGAGATGTTTAGCTTGGACAAAGTCAGTGGTGAAATCAGAGTAAAAGGAGTCAtagattttgaaaaatatgaagtttATAAATTAGAAATACGTGCAAATGACAAAGGAACGCCTCCTATGGGTGCGGATTGTACCGTCCTCATCAATGTGCTGGACGAAAATGATAACAAACCTGAAATTGAAGTCACATCTCTTTCTAAGCAGGTTTCAGAGAGCTCCAGACCTGGCGCTGTAGTTTCTTTAATCAGCATCACAGACCAGGATTCAGGTTTAAACGGTAAAGTCATTTGTAGCCTTTCTGACAACCTGCCGTTTGATTTAAAACCATCGTTTCAGGATAACATGTAttctttagttttaaaacaacatttggaTCGAGAGTCAGTTTCGCATTATGACATCACCATAACAGCTACTGACAGTGGTCAGCCTCCTCTATCTACATTTAAAACTCTGAGCATTGACGTGTCAGATACAAATGATAATGCACCGCAATTTCTATGTAATCCAATTGAACTTTATCTGACAGAAAACAACGTCCCGGGAAACCCAATATATTCCGTATCTGCTTCTGATAACGATCTGGAGGAAAATTCAGCTGTAAGTTATCATTTAGTTAGAGAAGAAGGAAGCCAATCgaaaattattgcatttttaaacgTCAACTCGGAAAATGGAGAAATATCTGCGCTGAAAAGTTTCGATTTTGAGACTCTGAAAACTTTCCAGTTCCAAGTTGTCGCCACTGATTCTGGGACTCCGTCACTGAGCAGCAACGTCACAGTGAACGTGTTCATTCTGGATCAGAACGACAACGCTCCAGTCATCCTGTATCCACTCAGCTCCAATGGTTCTgctgaaggtgtggaggagatTCCACGCAACGTGAACGCAGGACACTTGGTGACTAAAGTCAGAGCCTATGACGCTGATATAGGATATAATGGCTGGTTGCTGTTTTCACTGCAGGAAGTTACTGACCACAGTCTGTTTGGTTTGGACCGCTACACTGGACAGATCAGAACACTTCGCTCATTCACAGAGACAGACGAGGCTGAACATAAACTGGTCATACTGGTCAAAGATAATGGCAACGTTTCACTCTCAGCAACAGCTACTGTGATTGTTAAACTGGTGGAACCAAAAGAAGCTTTTGCAGCTTCTGATGTTAAAAGTGCATCAACGGAGAATGAGGAGGATAATGTGACTTTTTACCTGATGATCACTTTGGGCGCcgtttcagttttgtttatcATCAGTATCATCGTGCTGATCGCAATGCAGTGCTCCAAATCCACGGACTACACTTCTAAATATCTCCAAGAGACTAATTATGATGGGACACTGTGTCACAGCATCCAGTACAGATCTGGAGACAAACGCTACATGTTAGTTGGACCCAGAATGAGTATTGGATCTACTATAGTACCTGGAAGTCATGCAAATACACTCATGCTACCTGACAGAAGGAGGGAATCTGAAGAGGTAAGAGTTAGAAACGATATCTTTACATGCATGTCTT CTTGTTCTTAG